The following are from one region of the Pectobacterium actinidiae genome:
- a CDS encoding type 2 GTP cyclohydrolase I, translated as MRNVELERIINEKLSTETFQDYAPNGLQVEGRADVKRIVTGVTASQALLDAAVEKQADAILVHHGYFWKNEPQIVCGMKRNRLKTLLLNDINLYGYHLPLDAHPELGNNAQLAALLEIQVQGSIEPLVPYGELAQPMTADAFCRRVEKRLGRSVLHCGDNAPQQIQRVAWCTGGGQGFIEQAARFGVDAFITGEVSEQTIHIAREMGLHFFAAGHHATERGGIRALGEWLAAQHGFDVTFIDIPNPA; from the coding sequence ATGCGTAATGTGGAACTGGAAAGAATCATTAACGAGAAACTGAGTACCGAGACGTTTCAGGACTACGCGCCGAATGGGTTACAGGTTGAGGGGCGCGCAGACGTAAAACGCATTGTGACAGGCGTAACGGCATCACAGGCGCTGCTGGATGCGGCGGTAGAAAAGCAGGCCGATGCGATTCTGGTTCACCACGGCTACTTCTGGAAAAACGAACCGCAAATTGTGTGTGGTATGAAACGTAACCGCCTCAAAACGCTGCTGCTTAATGATATCAACCTGTATGGCTATCATCTGCCGTTGGACGCACACCCAGAACTGGGGAATAACGCACAGCTGGCGGCGCTGCTGGAGATTCAGGTACAGGGCTCGATTGAGCCGCTAGTGCCGTACGGCGAACTGGCACAGCCCATGACAGCAGACGCCTTTTGCCGCCGTGTAGAAAAACGGTTGGGGCGTAGTGTGCTGCATTGTGGTGATAATGCACCGCAACAGATACAGCGCGTGGCCTGGTGTACTGGTGGTGGTCAGGGCTTTATTGAACAAGCGGCCCGCTTCGGGGTCGATGCGTTTATTACCGGTGAAGTGTCTGAGCAAACGATCCATATCGCGCGTGAAATGGGGCTGCATTTCTTTGCTGCTGGACACCATGCCACCGAACGCGGCGGCATTCGGGCGTTGGGTGAATGGCTGGCAGCGCAGCATGGTTTTGATGTGACATTTATTGATATTCCCAACCCCGCGTGA
- the pxpB gene encoding 5-oxoprolinase subunit PxpB, which produces MQRARCYLLGERAVVLELEPPMSLESQQRIWGLAERLNHHEEVLEAIPGMNNLTVLLAHPQQVALDAIERLQRWWEESESLVFDARDIDIPVVYGGEAGPDLADVAAHSGLSVSQVVEAHAAAPYVVYFLGFQPGFAYLGGLNEKLHMPRRAEPRLRVPAGSVGIGGAQTGIYPLATPGGWQLIGRTSLQLFTPQTMPPTLLRPGDNVRFLPQKEGVC; this is translated from the coding sequence TTGCAACGAGCACGGTGTTATCTTCTGGGCGAGAGAGCGGTCGTTCTGGAACTGGAACCGCCCATGTCGCTGGAGAGTCAGCAGCGGATATGGGGGCTTGCCGAACGCCTGAACCATCATGAAGAGGTGTTGGAAGCGATTCCGGGCATGAATAACCTGACGGTGCTGTTGGCGCATCCACAGCAAGTGGCGCTGGATGCGATTGAACGCTTGCAGCGCTGGTGGGAAGAGAGCGAATCGCTGGTGTTTGACGCACGCGATATCGACATCCCCGTCGTGTATGGCGGAGAGGCAGGACCGGATCTGGCAGACGTTGCCGCTCATAGTGGCCTAAGCGTGAGTCAGGTTGTGGAAGCACATGCAGCCGCACCGTATGTGGTTTACTTTTTGGGTTTCCAGCCGGGTTTTGCCTACCTCGGTGGATTAAACGAGAAGCTGCACATGCCGCGTCGTGCCGAGCCGCGCCTGCGTGTGCCGGCGGGATCGGTCGGGATTGGTGGCGCGCAGACGGGGATTTATCCGCTGGCGACGCCGGGGGGGTGGCAGCTGATTGGCCGCACCTCGCTACAATTGTTTACGCCACAAACGATGCCGCCAACGCTGCTGCGTCCTGGGGATAACGTTCGGTTTTTGCCACAGAAGGAGGGCGTATGCTGA
- the pxpC gene encoding 5-oxoprolinase subunit PxpC: MLKVIHAGLHTSVQDGGRVGFRRLGISQSGALDLPALKMANLLVGNAENAAALEITLGKFTATFATACWVALTGADCHAELDGKPLWTGWRFAVKPGQTLKMRMPRNGMRSYLALSGGVDVPEALGSRSTDLKAGFGGFDGRLLMDGDELPLGTPTRELTREVGIKQLLFGNRVRALPGPEYQEFSEEMQELFWRTAWQLSPQSNRMGYRLLGAELQRAALAGRKPRELPSHGLLPGVVQVPHNGHPIVLLADAHTTGGYPRIATVIEADLFHLAQIRLGEPIHFIHCTQAQAQKAGEEQRRYLEQLAWRLHDY, from the coding sequence ATGCTGAAGGTTATCCATGCCGGATTACATACGTCGGTGCAGGACGGTGGTCGCGTCGGTTTTCGCCGTTTGGGGATTAGCCAGTCAGGCGCGCTCGATCTGCCTGCCCTGAAAATGGCCAACCTGCTGGTGGGCAACGCGGAGAATGCTGCCGCGCTGGAAATTACGTTAGGCAAGTTTACCGCAACATTCGCCACCGCCTGCTGGGTGGCGCTAACCGGTGCGGACTGTCATGCCGAACTGGACGGAAAACCCCTTTGGACAGGTTGGCGTTTCGCGGTGAAGCCGGGACAAACATTGAAAATGCGTATGCCACGTAACGGGATGCGCAGCTATCTGGCATTGTCCGGTGGTGTGGATGTGCCGGAAGCGCTCGGTTCGCGCAGTACCGATTTGAAAGCCGGTTTTGGTGGTTTTGACGGACGTTTACTGATGGATGGCGATGAACTTCCGCTGGGAACGCCGACGCGCGAACTGACACGAGAGGTTGGAATCAAGCAGTTGTTATTCGGCAATCGCGTGCGGGCATTACCGGGGCCGGAATATCAGGAATTCAGTGAAGAGATGCAGGAGCTGTTCTGGCGAACCGCCTGGCAACTCAGCCCGCAAAGTAACCGCATGGGCTACCGTTTGCTGGGCGCTGAACTACAGCGTGCCGCATTAGCGGGCAGAAAACCGCGCGAACTGCCATCGCATGGTTTGCTGCCGGGGGTCGTACAGGTTCCGCACAATGGTCACCCTATCGTACTGCTGGCAGATGCGCACACAACCGGTGGTTACCCGCGAATTGCGACGGTGATTGAAGCGGATTTATTCCACCTGGCGCAAATTCGACTCGGCGAGCCAATACATTTTATTCACTGTACGCAGGCACAGGCGCAAAAAGCGGGCGAAGAACAGCGACGTTACCTCGAACAGCTGGCGTGGAGGCTGCATGATTATTGA
- the pxpA gene encoding 5-oxoprolinase subunit PxpA, translated as MIIDLNADLGEGGEHDEALLKLVTSANIACGFHAGDAQTMRQSVRWGIGYGVALGAHPSFPDRENFGRKAMNVPAEIVFAQMVYQLGALSAIVAAEGGTLSHVKPHGMLYNQAACEPALAEAIAKAVKVVNPALRLVGLAGSELIRAGQRLGLETRQEVFADRCYLPDGSLVPRTQAGALINSDELALAQTLEMIQRQRVRAIDGSWVNVQADTVCIHGDGQHALLFARKLRNCFSQHQIAVAAA; from the coding sequence ATGATTATTGATCTGAATGCCGATCTGGGTGAGGGAGGCGAGCATGACGAAGCGCTGCTGAAACTGGTGACGTCTGCCAATATCGCCTGTGGCTTCCATGCTGGTGATGCACAAACCATGCGTCAGTCGGTGCGTTGGGGGATCGGCTATGGGGTCGCGCTTGGCGCACATCCGAGCTTTCCCGATCGTGAAAATTTTGGCCGTAAGGCGATGAATGTGCCTGCGGAAATTGTCTTTGCACAGATGGTGTATCAGCTTGGTGCGCTGAGTGCGATTGTGGCGGCTGAAGGGGGCACGCTGTCGCACGTTAAGCCTCACGGTATGCTTTACAATCAGGCGGCGTGTGAACCGGCGCTGGCCGAGGCGATAGCCAAGGCGGTGAAGGTGGTGAATCCGGCGTTACGCCTGGTGGGTCTGGCGGGCAGCGAGTTAATCCGCGCAGGGCAACGGCTGGGGTTGGAGACGCGTCAGGAAGTGTTCGCCGATCGCTGCTATCTGCCTGACGGGTCGCTGGTGCCGCGTACTCAGGCGGGAGCGTTGATTAACAGCGATGAACTGGCGCTGGCGCAGACGCTGGAGATGATTCAACGTCAGCGGGTTAGGGCGATCGACGGTTCCTGGGTTAACGTACAAGCAGATACCGTGTGTATTCATGGAGATGGGCAACACGCGCTGCTGTTTGCTCGCAAATTGCGTAACTGCTTTAGCCAGCATCAGATCGCTGTTGCGGCGGCATAA
- the pcp gene encoding pyroglutamyl-peptidase I, giving the protein MKTVLITAFEPFEGEAINPSWEAAKVLHQREVGGARVVACRLSCVFDLSLEQLYRAIAEWQPEVVIAVGQAGGRTDISVERVAINMNDARIADNQGNQPIDTSVVEGGPAAYFSTLPVKALVQALRVAGIPASVSHTAGTFVCNHVMYGLLHQLHQQGDVVRGGFVHIPYSPEQAARHPGEPSMPTPLVTVALEVMIKQSLVQQVDVAVTGGALH; this is encoded by the coding sequence ATGAAAACCGTTTTGATCACGGCGTTTGAACCTTTTGAGGGCGAAGCGATTAATCCCTCATGGGAAGCGGCAAAAGTACTGCATCAGCGAGAAGTTGGCGGTGCGCGCGTGGTGGCCTGCCGTTTATCTTGCGTCTTCGATCTGTCGCTGGAGCAGCTTTACCGCGCGATAGCCGAATGGCAGCCGGAAGTGGTGATCGCGGTGGGGCAGGCGGGTGGTCGTACTGATATTTCTGTCGAGCGGGTGGCGATTAATATGAATGACGCCCGCATTGCGGATAATCAGGGCAACCAGCCGATTGATACGTCGGTGGTGGAAGGTGGGCCTGCGGCATATTTTTCGACGTTGCCAGTGAAAGCGCTGGTGCAGGCACTGCGCGTGGCGGGTATCCCCGCGTCGGTGTCACACACGGCAGGGACGTTTGTCTGCAATCATGTGATGTATGGGCTTTTACACCAGTTACATCAGCAGGGCGATGTGGTGCGCGGCGGATTCGTTCACATTCCCTATTCGCCAGAACAGGCCGCACGACACCCCGGTGAACCGAGCATGCCTACACCGTTAGTTACGGTAGCGCTGGAGGTGATGATCAAGCAGTCGCTAGTGCAGCAGGTTGATGTGGCGGTTACTGGTGGCGCGTTGCATTAG
- the nei gene encoding endonuclease VIII — protein MPEGPEIRRAADKLVEAVVGKTLTRVWFAFPELKPYEAELIGQQVRLIETRGKALLTYFSNDRVLYSHNQLYGVWRVVKAGESPETKRDLRVRLETQDRAILLYSASDIDMLTSETLSTHPFLQRIGPDVLDLSLTPEQVCERLLLPRFRRRQFSGLLLDQAFLAGLGNYLRVEILWHARLAPQHTAAQLNEEQLQTLSHALLEIPRLSYNTRGTVDENRHHGAIFSFKVFHREGERCERCGGIIERTTLSSRPFYWCPHCQR, from the coding sequence ATGCCGGAAGGACCGGAGATTCGCCGGGCGGCCGATAAACTGGTTGAGGCTGTCGTGGGCAAAACGCTGACGCGTGTCTGGTTTGCGTTTCCAGAACTAAAGCCATACGAGGCAGAATTGATCGGGCAACAGGTCAGGCTGATTGAAACGCGTGGGAAGGCGCTGCTGACCTATTTTAGCAACGATCGGGTGTTGTATAGCCACAATCAACTCTATGGCGTGTGGCGAGTCGTGAAGGCGGGTGAATCGCCGGAAACGAAGCGTGATTTACGCGTCCGGCTGGAAACGCAGGATCGCGCTATTCTGCTTTACAGTGCGTCCGATATTGACATGCTGACGTCCGAGACGCTCTCAACGCATCCTTTCCTGCAACGTATTGGCCCTGATGTCCTGGATCTCTCACTGACGCCGGAACAGGTGTGTGAGCGTTTGTTATTACCGCGCTTTCGCCGTCGCCAGTTTAGCGGACTGCTGCTGGATCAGGCTTTTCTCGCCGGACTGGGAAATTATCTGCGCGTCGAGATCCTCTGGCATGCACGGTTAGCCCCCCAACACACGGCAGCACAGCTGAATGAGGAACAGTTGCAGACGTTAAGTCATGCGCTGCTGGAGATTCCCCGCTTGTCCTACAACACGCGTGGCACTGTTGATGAGAATCGACATCACGGGGCTATTTTTTCGTTCAAGGTTTTCCATCGAGAAGGGGAACGTTGCGAGCGCTGCGGCGGAATCATTGAAAGAACGACGCTGTCATCACGCCCGTTCTATTGGTGCCCGCACTGCCAGAGGTAA
- a CDS encoding bleomycin resistance protein has product MRKMNTLIPEMIVSDLQKSLAFYCHVLGFQVEYDRPEDKFAFLSFHGSQLMLEQDYLTESPWRVEPLEPPFGRGMNLSIECPDAQALAAAIERAGYTLRRPVETCWYRDHEVYHGESNFLVQDPDGYLLRFTQSLSCKSSL; this is encoded by the coding sequence ATGCGCAAGATGAATACGTTAATCCCAGAAATGATTGTCTCTGACTTACAAAAGAGTCTGGCGTTTTATTGCCACGTTTTGGGATTTCAGGTTGAGTACGACAGGCCTGAAGATAAGTTCGCGTTCCTTTCTTTTCATGGGAGCCAACTGATGCTGGAACAGGATTATTTAACCGAATCGCCCTGGCGTGTGGAGCCTTTAGAACCGCCGTTTGGCCGTGGTATGAATTTATCGATTGAGTGCCCGGATGCTCAGGCGCTGGCGGCGGCGATTGAACGTGCGGGTTATACGCTACGCAGACCCGTGGAAACGTGTTGGTATCGCGATCATGAGGTGTACCACGGGGAAAGTAATTTTCTGGTACAGGATCCAGATGGCTATTTATTGCGATTCACGCAAAGTTTAAGTTGTAAGTCATCCCTTTAG
- a CDS encoding citrate synthase has product MADKKATLTLDGKDPIELNVLSGTLGYDEIDIRPLGSKGYFTFDPGFTSTASCESKITYIDGDEGILLHRGFPIAQLAEKSNYLEVCYILLFGEVPTVEQYETFKTTVTRHTMIHEQITRLFHGFRRDSHPMAVLCGVTGALAAFYHDSLDINIERHREIAAYRLLSKMPTVAAMCYKYSLGQPFVYPKNNLSYAGNFLHMMFSTPCEEYVVNPVLERAMDRILILHADHEQNASTSTVRTAGSSGANPFACIAAGIASLWGPAHGGANEACLRMLEEISSVEHIPAFIERAKDKNDSFRLMGFGHRVYKNHDPRATVMRETCHEVLKELGRKDDLLEVAMELENIALNDPYFIEKKLYPNVDFYSGIILKAMGIPSSMFTVIFAMARTVGWIAHWNEMHDDGIKIARPRQLYTGYDKRDFTSNLK; this is encoded by the coding sequence ATGGCTGATAAAAAAGCAACACTTACCCTAGATGGTAAAGATCCAATTGAGCTAAATGTCCTATCAGGTACATTGGGGTATGATGAGATTGATATTCGTCCCCTCGGCTCTAAAGGTTACTTCACATTTGACCCTGGCTTTACCTCTACCGCATCTTGCGAATCAAAAATTACCTATATCGACGGTGACGAAGGCATCTTGCTACATCGTGGCTTCCCGATTGCCCAACTGGCTGAAAAATCAAATTATCTTGAAGTGTGTTACATCCTGCTGTTTGGTGAAGTCCCGACGGTAGAGCAGTATGAAACCTTCAAGACCACCGTGACTCGCCACACCATGATCCATGAGCAGATTACCCGTCTGTTCCACGGTTTCCGTCGCGATTCACATCCAATGGCCGTTTTATGCGGCGTCACTGGTGCACTGGCGGCGTTTTACCACGATTCTCTCGACATTAATATTGAGCGCCACCGCGAAATCGCGGCCTATCGCCTGCTGTCGAAAATGCCGACCGTCGCAGCCATGTGCTATAAATATTCACTGGGACAGCCGTTTGTTTATCCGAAAAACAACCTGTCCTACGCGGGTAATTTCCTGCACATGATGTTCTCCACCCCTTGTGAAGAATATGTTGTGAATCCGGTGCTGGAACGCGCCATGGATCGCATTCTGATCCTGCATGCCGATCACGAACAAAACGCTTCAACCTCTACCGTGCGTACTGCGGGTTCGTCTGGTGCAAACCCGTTTGCCTGTATCGCCGCGGGGATCGCCTCGCTGTGGGGACCGGCACACGGCGGCGCGAACGAAGCCTGCCTGCGTATGCTGGAAGAAATCAGCAGCGTGGAGCACATCCCTGCGTTTATCGAACGTGCTAAAGACAAGAACGATTCCTTCCGCCTGATGGGCTTCGGTCACCGTGTGTACAAAAACCACGATCCGCGCGCCACCGTCATGCGTGAAACCTGCCATGAAGTGCTGAAAGAGCTGGGTAGAAAAGACGACCTGCTGGAAGTGGCGATGGAGCTGGAAAATATCGCGCTGAACGACCCGTACTTCATTGAGAAGAAGCTGTACCCGAACGTCGACTTCTATTCAGGCATCATCCTGAAAGCGATGGGTATTCCGTCTTCAATGTTTACCGTTATCTTCGCGATGGCGCGTACTGTGGGTTGGATTGCACATTGGAACGAAATGCACGACGACGGCATCAAGATTGCCCGTCCGCGTCAGCTGTATACCGGCTACGACAAACGTGACTTTACGTCCAATCTGAAATAA